The proteins below are encoded in one region of Pangasianodon hypophthalmus isolate fPanHyp1 chromosome 6, fPanHyp1.pri, whole genome shotgun sequence:
- the fosb gene encoding protein fosB isoform X2, whose amino-acid sequence MQLFWKDTKGILTDSSSKSCYGDVPFSPGASAFSVPLGSAGEMFQGFPGDPDSGSRGSSSPSVESQYLSSVDSFGSPSTTTAPQECVSAAGGVGVGGGSAGSAPGVDMPGSFVPTVTAITTSQDLQWMVQPTLISSVAPGQSGTGTTTMTQSVALDPYDMPGPSFSSGSGFTPPSSDTPGPLRQSRSRRRTRDETLTPEEEEKRRVRRERNKLAAAKCRNRRRELTDRLQSETDMLEEEKAELEAEISELQKEKERLEFVLITHQPSCKIPYQEEQQQTPAPPPPPSSSVAVVGLTVKEDAFYLPPPYSSHHHHQQHHHQQQQQQQQQPVQQQQGMMQEVAFSSSFYGPSQPAPGGPCLVADVGGNPDAGSHIPSYTSSFVFTYPEGACGASANQRTSSSEQSSDSMNSPSLLAL is encoded by the exons ATGCAACTTTTTTGGAAAGACACGAAAGGCATCTTGACTGACTCTTCAAGTAAATCTTGTTACG GTGACGTGCCATTTTCGCCGGGAGCGAGCGCTTTCTCGGTTCCACTCGGCTCTGCCGGGGAGATGTTCCAGGGGTTTCCCGGTGACCCGGACAGCGGCTCCCGTGGAAGTTCCTCTCCGTCGGTCGAATCTCAGTACCTGTCTTCGGTGGACTCCTTCGGGAGCCCCTCCACCACCACTGCACCACAA GAGTGTGTATCTGCCGCTGGAGGTGTAGGGGTGGGTGGCGGGTCAGCTGGCAGCGCTCCAGGGGTGGACATGCCTGGCTCCTTCGTTCCCACAGTGACTGCCATCACCACAAGTCAGGACCTGCAGTGGATGGTGCAACCCACCCTCATCTCCTCTGTGGCACCAGGGCAGAGTGGCACAGGTACGACCACCATGACCCAGTCGGTGGCCCTGGACCCATACGACATGCCAGGGCCAAGCTTCTCCTCCGGCTCGGGCTTCACTCCTCCCAGCTCGGACACCCCAGGTCCCTTGCGCCAGTCAAGGAGCCGCCGGCGCACGCGTGACGAAACG CTGACtccagaggaggaagagaagaggcgcgtcaggagagagagaaacaaactgGCCGCTGCCAAGTGTCGCAATCGACGGCGTGAGCTTACAGACAGGCTACAGTCG GAAACCGATAtgctggaggaggagaaggcCGAGCTGGAGGCTGAGATCTCAGAgctgcagaaggagaaggagcgTCTGGAGTTTGTCCTCATCACCCATCAGCCGAGCTGCAAGATCCCTTAccaggaggagcagcagcagacGCCGGCTCCTCCTCCGCCTCCATCCTCCTCTGTGGCAGTGGTGGGTTTGACTGTGAAGGAGGATGCGTTCTACCTGCCTCCACCTTACTCGTCtcaccatcaccaccagcagcaccaccaccagcagcagcagcagcagcagcagcagccagtGCAGCAGCAGCAAGGGATGATGCAGGAGGTAGCCTTTTCTAGTTCTTTCTATGGGCCGAGCCAGCCGGCGCCGGGTGGCCCGTGCCTTGTCGCCGACGTCGGCGGTAACCCTGACGCTGGCAGCCACATCCCCTCATACACATCTTCATTTGTGTTCACCTACCCAGAGGGAGCCTGCGGCGCCAGCGCTAACCAGCGaaccagcagcagcgagcagtCCTCTGACTCCATGAACTCGCCCTCACTTCTCGCACTCTGA
- the fosb gene encoding protein fosB isoform X1, with the protein MQLFWKDTKGILTDSSSKSCYDSALEGQIFRWAPGDVPFSPGASAFSVPLGSAGEMFQGFPGDPDSGSRGSSSPSVESQYLSSVDSFGSPSTTTAPQECVSAAGGVGVGGGSAGSAPGVDMPGSFVPTVTAITTSQDLQWMVQPTLISSVAPGQSGTGTTTMTQSVALDPYDMPGPSFSSGSGFTPPSSDTPGPLRQSRSRRRTRDETLTPEEEEKRRVRRERNKLAAAKCRNRRRELTDRLQSETDMLEEEKAELEAEISELQKEKERLEFVLITHQPSCKIPYQEEQQQTPAPPPPPSSSVAVVGLTVKEDAFYLPPPYSSHHHHQQHHHQQQQQQQQQPVQQQQGMMQEVAFSSSFYGPSQPAPGGPCLVADVGGNPDAGSHIPSYTSSFVFTYPEGACGASANQRTSSSEQSSDSMNSPSLLAL; encoded by the exons ATGCAACTTTTTTGGAAAGACACGAAAGGCATCTTGACTGACTCTTCAAGTAAATCTTGTTACG ACAGTGCACTAGAAGGCCAAATCTTTCGCTGGGCGCCAGGTGACGTGCCATTTTCGCCGGGAGCGAGCGCTTTCTCGGTTCCACTCGGCTCTGCCGGGGAGATGTTCCAGGGGTTTCCCGGTGACCCGGACAGCGGCTCCCGTGGAAGTTCCTCTCCGTCGGTCGAATCTCAGTACCTGTCTTCGGTGGACTCCTTCGGGAGCCCCTCCACCACCACTGCACCACAA GAGTGTGTATCTGCCGCTGGAGGTGTAGGGGTGGGTGGCGGGTCAGCTGGCAGCGCTCCAGGGGTGGACATGCCTGGCTCCTTCGTTCCCACAGTGACTGCCATCACCACAAGTCAGGACCTGCAGTGGATGGTGCAACCCACCCTCATCTCCTCTGTGGCACCAGGGCAGAGTGGCACAGGTACGACCACCATGACCCAGTCGGTGGCCCTGGACCCATACGACATGCCAGGGCCAAGCTTCTCCTCCGGCTCGGGCTTCACTCCTCCCAGCTCGGACACCCCAGGTCCCTTGCGCCAGTCAAGGAGCCGCCGGCGCACGCGTGACGAAACG CTGACtccagaggaggaagagaagaggcgcgtcaggagagagagaaacaaactgGCCGCTGCCAAGTGTCGCAATCGACGGCGTGAGCTTACAGACAGGCTACAGTCG GAAACCGATAtgctggaggaggagaaggcCGAGCTGGAGGCTGAGATCTCAGAgctgcagaaggagaaggagcgTCTGGAGTTTGTCCTCATCACCCATCAGCCGAGCTGCAAGATCCCTTAccaggaggagcagcagcagacGCCGGCTCCTCCTCCGCCTCCATCCTCCTCTGTGGCAGTGGTGGGTTTGACTGTGAAGGAGGATGCGTTCTACCTGCCTCCACCTTACTCGTCtcaccatcaccaccagcagcaccaccaccagcagcagcagcagcagcagcagcagccagtGCAGCAGCAGCAAGGGATGATGCAGGAGGTAGCCTTTTCTAGTTCTTTCTATGGGCCGAGCCAGCCGGCGCCGGGTGGCCCGTGCCTTGTCGCCGACGTCGGCGGTAACCCTGACGCTGGCAGCCACATCCCCTCATACACATCTTCATTTGTGTTCACCTACCCAGAGGGAGCCTGCGGCGCCAGCGCTAACCAGCGaaccagcagcagcgagcagtCCTCTGACTCCATGAACTCGCCCTCACTTCTCGCACTCTGA
- the fosb gene encoding protein fosB isoform X3, whose amino-acid sequence MQLFWKDTKGILTDSSSKSCYGDVPFSPGASAFSVPLGSAGEMFQGFPGDPDSGSRGSSSPSVESQYLSSVDSFGSPSTTTAPQECVSAAGGVGVGGGSAGSAPGVDMPGSFVPTVTAITTSQDLQWMVQPTLISSVAPGQSGTGTTTMTQSVALDPYDMPGPSFSSGSGFTPPSSDTPGPLRQSRSRRRTRDETLTPEEEEKRRVRRERNKLAAAKCRNRRRELTDRLQSETDMLEEEKAELEAEISELQKEKERLEFVLITHQPSCKIPYQEEQQQTPAPPPPPSSSVAVVGLTVKEDAFYLPPPYSSHHHHQQHHHQQQQQQQQQPVQQQQGMMQEREPAAPALTSEPAAASSPLTP is encoded by the exons ATGCAACTTTTTTGGAAAGACACGAAAGGCATCTTGACTGACTCTTCAAGTAAATCTTGTTACG GTGACGTGCCATTTTCGCCGGGAGCGAGCGCTTTCTCGGTTCCACTCGGCTCTGCCGGGGAGATGTTCCAGGGGTTTCCCGGTGACCCGGACAGCGGCTCCCGTGGAAGTTCCTCTCCGTCGGTCGAATCTCAGTACCTGTCTTCGGTGGACTCCTTCGGGAGCCCCTCCACCACCACTGCACCACAA GAGTGTGTATCTGCCGCTGGAGGTGTAGGGGTGGGTGGCGGGTCAGCTGGCAGCGCTCCAGGGGTGGACATGCCTGGCTCCTTCGTTCCCACAGTGACTGCCATCACCACAAGTCAGGACCTGCAGTGGATGGTGCAACCCACCCTCATCTCCTCTGTGGCACCAGGGCAGAGTGGCACAGGTACGACCACCATGACCCAGTCGGTGGCCCTGGACCCATACGACATGCCAGGGCCAAGCTTCTCCTCCGGCTCGGGCTTCACTCCTCCCAGCTCGGACACCCCAGGTCCCTTGCGCCAGTCAAGGAGCCGCCGGCGCACGCGTGACGAAACG CTGACtccagaggaggaagagaagaggcgcgtcaggagagagagaaacaaactgGCCGCTGCCAAGTGTCGCAATCGACGGCGTGAGCTTACAGACAGGCTACAGTCG GAAACCGATAtgctggaggaggagaaggcCGAGCTGGAGGCTGAGATCTCAGAgctgcagaaggagaaggagcgTCTGGAGTTTGTCCTCATCACCCATCAGCCGAGCTGCAAGATCCCTTAccaggaggagcagcagcagacGCCGGCTCCTCCTCCGCCTCCATCCTCCTCTGTGGCAGTGGTGGGTTTGACTGTGAAGGAGGATGCGTTCTACCTGCCTCCACCTTACTCGTCtcaccatcaccaccagcagcaccaccaccagcagcagcagcagcagcagcagcagccagtGCAGCAGCAGCAAGGGATGATGCAGGAG AGGGAGCCTGCGGCGCCAGCGCTAACCAGCGaaccagcagcagcgagcagtCCTCTGACTCCATGA